In Miscanthus floridulus cultivar M001 chromosome 19, ASM1932011v1, whole genome shotgun sequence, the DNA window TGAGCCTTGCAGACCAACCTCTCCTTAAAATCGCCTGTTAATGCCCCCGCATTAATTCCCAACGCCGCTCCTGCCATCACTCCCTTCCATCGATCGCCTTCGTTCCTACATTCTTCTTGATTATTGTCATTTCTCGCACTGCCCGGCTGGCGGGTCATGAGCAACCAACcaaccatggcggcggcggcgcccgtgCGCGCgtgggtggtggtgctggtgctggtgctagcGTGCGCGCTGCTCCAGCTGCGGCCGTCCGACGCCGCGGCGCCCGCtccgcaggcggcggcggcggtgtcgtCGGGCGCCGCGAAGGACAAGTGCGTGGCCGGCGCCAAGAACGACAAGGCGTGCCGCGTCGGCGCCGTGCACGACCCGGAGAACCAGGAGGAGGAAGGGTCCAGCGTGACGCTCAAGgcgcccgccgccgcgcccgacagcgacggcgacgacggcagCGACTACAACGACCCCGACGTGCCCAACGACGACCAGCTCGTTGTCGTCGGCCACTGAAAGCTGCCGCGCCAACCCATGGAAGATTGAAGGGGATGGACCGGTTGACGGATCGATCTCTGGGTGTCAATTCGTTATCTTGACCGGTCGAAGCAGATGGAACTTGCATGTTTGTTTCATTGTTGCGTTGATTGTTCCTTGTTAACTAGTACTCTAGTAGTGTGTGTGGTAAAATCGGTTAACGCTTATTAATCACCAAGTGTGCTGTGAACTTACGATCCAATCCTCTATTGAAACATTATACCCTCTCCTGTCACAAAATAAgatttgatcaaatttaaaacTACGAACATCAAACATTATATATTACATTCTCGTTTGGAAACATGCAAGTTTCAAAATCTTATAAAATCTCTTAAATTTGAATGATTGGCTACAGTTGAGGAGAACAAGGGAAGGAGACAAGTAGTTCACACAACAAGGGACTTTCTAGTTTGAAAACTTATTACTTTTTCAACACTTCTCAATTTTCATTAAGTTAGAATTGATACACATATAGTACAATTTCCTCAAACGATTTCTTAGTGCAACATTATTTGGAAAGGTATTACTTATACATACCACTTATATCTATAATGGAATGGACATATTgaagtttttattttattttatttttgatcGGAAACTCTATTGAAATTGTTCTCTGGGACTGACGATAATAATAATGTTTCGTCATTGGGCCTCTCTCCTCTCCTGTCTAAATACCAGCCCAAGTGCCGGTGCACTTATCACTAGGACAGAAATGggttttactcccggttgggaaaccccttcagtcccggttttctaactgggagcacgaatccgggactaaagggcccctcctttagtcctggcttcTCGCCcggacctttaatcccggttcgtaagatcaaccgggactaaagaggcctccaggcctggccacgtggaggaataccaaccgggattaaaggtttcttttttttcttttttttgtttctattttaaattgatgattcgttttttttttcgaatacgcattctatgctactagtaatatacgtattctacacgtttataatgttcgaacattttgtacaaactaaagtatgaaactaatgtatatattacatgcatatacatatattgtacgttattttatgtacatataatatgtatatgtgtatatatatattataaataaagcttgcattgtatattctatcatatccttgggataacaaattcactcctttggcttccatgtttcgttgacgtcattatagaactcgccggcggggttgaggacctggtcattaagaaatcctgctatggtctcttgaattgctttcagttggtcacgtcgtatgacttttttcttcaaccatagcgtcttcaataaaagttaaaggaaaagtattaatatatatatatatatatatatatatatatatatatatatatatatgtgtgtgtgtgtgttggtcacgtgattacttatatatatgagcaacaaaagaaattgtgaatatatgaatatatttatatagcgtactttgaggatctcttcaggagttctttttgcgtacgccatgataaactcgcaaacatagtatccgtagtagttgttcccctgttcttgcttcagaacccacttttacgagaaaaaagatccggtgaattaaaAGCATGTATGgtattaattgaattatatatatatatatatatatatatataaatgtagctagtacttactttatgtgcgattacatctagtggcgctttgcaatgtttcatgtggtgtttctcaatgaaacttttccaaacactgcgcccaataaaataaaaaattaatttgacctttaataattattgcagttaagagaccggggtatatatagttgctagagagaccaaattacccttggataatatctattatgtcttggtactctgtttgctcttttcttaacgagtctaagatgctcaaccgactattggtcatatcgatgaccatcaatatccagtgattgctgcatatgtttttatacacaaatatgatcaatattaactagagtcaacatatatatatatatgggagatagcttagctagtaagcaaataattgaacaaatgttcaTATGATCGACagtaattatttaacactcacttgaagttgtagggaaagagtatgttcttgttttgttggttcactaagaacctcatgagatttttctcgagttcagctttccattgaggcggggggttagggtgtttgaacaagacatttggatcaacgaaaccaacatcgttatcctttctctttctgaaatctgtcatctcatatctgcatatataaaaatatagtgtgaggatatataatttatatatatacatgtagctttatatatatacactttaatagtagaaaataatcacacttacagacaatagaagctaatgagacttttgtcgagataGTCcaagtggcatagttggtgtaattctacaaactcgacatatatataacgtcatcgccacggaagtaatgttggtttctaactctcacaggaacaaaggcctctccccgttcacaggtcgccatgtaccacttgtttagcaggtatatttgcatacccagttcacctaaggcctcatggttgtatagactctttccatattcaaatttcttccaaggatccactttcagagcagatggtccttcagcgagcacttgggcaaggtccaaaccaggtTTCTCATAAAACCGAGctagctcctcaaaatcgacgtctaagtctacgttcgaaccatattcattacgaacgacaagaggggggactgattgttgctattgttgtctgagttgtgcaacacatttctctggtctagtctttttctgtgccgcctcaaatgacttggtgagagagcggtcgtagtccgattttggcagggtcttttgagattcccgcttgtTCTGgttcaccttctttcttagaagatctggaggtaggtagaagtacggtttctccaggttctccctcgcttctcgttgctttttcactttttcgaagaaactatccacatctttttgtactgcagcatttaatttcttttcacttttctcgtaatatagtttttggggaataactggattagatgaggctttcttctttgccggctggtgggccaacggcttcgtttgtggggcagacctcttaggagctggcttcttcttagtcatcaagggagacggggaagccattggagacctccttggagacgttggagacctccttggaggcgttagagacctccttggaggttgtggcggtggcggcggtggcggcgttgccacctgattgcccggagcactatgatgatctagagattggataattggacttaggttggcggagaccctgctgtgtgagtacaaaaaagaataattaggtataagaaattgttatttttaatcatacatgtcaatagaaaattagtgaaaaaaattTCGTTCACTTtggtccgcacctattgtctggcaattgagAAAGCGgcagtggactagagaccccaggaataatgatgtagcgcttgcgccatagtatgaatgtcttctctgcttctcctagagtcttctccccatcacctcctggaatatcaagagccagatcactaaaacctttgttaactctatccactgagacgctaacatatccaggtggtattattgcccaaTGGATTCttagtgtcttggtaggatctagaggagaaaaaacaccgagagccaccatgattgtggcattctcttttggaatatgtagctcacatgatgtaaacggtgcagtgatatcatccacagggaaacatagcattgcgtcatcttgatttggtaacTCCAtgaaagcgcagctgcttttcaactgatcagggggctaatattaatgttgattcctggatctgatgcctgcctttgggcactcattgctatttgcacttgctttatgatttcgtcctgcattctagcttgcatgttttttcgcgctcttgtgcttgaagcaacgtctcccgtgactcacgaacatattcctccaacctactgatccgcgctgcttcctcatccttccttctctgccggcttttgtagatatctctgtcgttagggaaaccatgctcccaagaaatgttccgtcctaaacctctcgttcggccactgtgttcagcagtcctgatggcatacgtcagttcatccttctctttattgggcctgaacgcaccaatagctttagcttgtagagcataagataatctttgtgttgctctttcgagttttgggccatgaaccagcttctcgGCCTCTAGGTTCAGTCTTCCCCCATAAGCGAAAAactaattcttcgcgcgtttggaccaattgagtgattctggtgtgatacccttagcaagaatgtccgcttctatttttcccacttgggaatggtagtcgcgtagccaccagatcccatgctatggtggtataccttatgtcaggcattctcttggttccttctcacccattcctcaccctctttcgatgtcttgtactgtacaaaatcattccagtagggcctcaacttcgcgagcgggtccctagtattgaaattgggcgttaggttcttcttgacgtatttcatgtatagggatttcttctaagtctggaattgtgtggccatcttcttcatagcccactttcaaactagcttcttcaattcatcatcattgatatcatcataatcatccacttgcaatgtgaaatgttgaaggatatcatcccaaattaaattcttatcaagatcagagacaaaactaacatgaggctcgttgatcttttgcttccattcacgagcactgatcggaagtctgtcccttacaaggtacccacagtgttgcatgaatttccttgcatgtggaccaagtggttcgcctgtctcgatattgaattctgatattatgtagcacccctccaatggctttttcaggccttgaatatttttgcttttcgccgttgtggtcgtcgatccagagggctacatataaaaaaagaataaataaatatcatgtgtacacataatagatgatagatattcaaatatatatacacaatattcaaatatatatataaatatatatacctcgccagtattttcttggttatcttcaagagccaggtattaaCTACCGTCATCTACATCcggctggtcaccatcggcaaattgagtgccggtgttgataatattcatcatttcttcatccatgtctctcggggcagccatctagcttttactccactagatatatctataaaaaataaaacatgtttcaataaataaccatccgtactagttgaccttgcttacatgatcatctcggcgagtatttctcgaccggacgacaccgtacttggccaaggaagagctccgattctatgaggaagggaacacggtcttccacgaccgttgccgctctccctcgtagaatcaaagctcctccttgacgtccgttaccgctcggtagagaacatgctcgccgagatgaacacggtccacaaattcaactagtacggattttctacaattttctaactattttctaagtttttcatttcatggaaaaattaattctaaaaaataaaaggtatgatttctaagtatttcatttcatggaaaaataataattctaagtgacctgctcgatatcggcgagctcgcgggcgtttaggttgccgaggatagtaacatttgtagatgatatttgtaggtctgaagttatcaaatatccatcaaattatagctcaaaaatatgtttcaataaataaccatccgtactcgTTGACCTTGTTTGCGTGattatctcggcgagcatttctccaccggacggcactatacttggccaaggaagagctccgattctacgaggaagggaacacggtcttccacgaccgttgccgctctcccacgtagaatcaaagctcctccttgacgcccgttaccgctcggcagagaacatgctcgtcgagatgaacacggtccacaagttcaactagtatggattttctataattttctaactattttctaagctttttatttcatggaaaaattaattctaaaaaatgaaaggcatgatttctaagtatttcatttcatagaaaaaataattctaagtgacctgctcaatatcggcgagctcgcgggcgattaggttgccgaggatagtaacatttgtagatgacatttgtaggtctgaagttatcaaatatccatcaaattatagctcaaaaacatgtttcaataaataaccatccgtactagttgaccttgcttacgtgatcatctcagcgacATTTCTCCActggatggcaccgtacttggccaaggaagagcttcgattctacgaggaagggaacacggtcttccacaaccgttgccgctctccctcatagaatcaaagctcctccttgacgtccgttaccgctcgatagagaacatgctcgccgaactgaacacggtccgcaactTCAACTAGTACggtttttctacaattttctaactattttctaagtttttcatttcatggaaaaagtaattataagatcacgtaagccaccgctTTGTCGATCTGATCCGATGGGGTTTCACAAGCACTAAGCGTCGTTTAGGTTGCCTTGTTTGACCGTTCATTCATGATCGATTCACGCTACTCGATCACCTTATTTCCTTCAAGGTTCAATGAATATATAGTACATTATATATAGAGGATGCAAATCCTAGGCTTGCGATGCTGTCTTGGTTTTTTATAGTTGGTGTTGCGTACTCGTGGTGTGCCTATGAGGTGATGTACGTGTGCATATACATGTCATACTTGTGATAGTGTGTAAGCAAAAAATCTCGTCTCCTCTGCACATTTCCCACCAAGCTGATGTTGCATCGTTCTTTCTCCAACAAATTTATTATTGTATCGCCCTTCTGTCACTTACTATAGCAGCTTCGAGCACTCAGTAATAACAACATTTATTCTGCATACATATACTATCATATGCGTGTTTTATTTTGTGTTACATGAACAATAGATAAAGAACTAAGGGAGGAAAGAACAAAAGCACGCTATGATCACTTATAATGGCACAGAAACTCAaacataaaaagttaaaataaaatgtttagatgTGCAATACCTTAACCTATTAACATTCTGGTTTCGGCCCTTTACAGTCCATATGTTGTGTTCTAGTGAAAAAATTAGTCATATATTGGTTGTTTAAATAGGTCCGAACCAGCTTATAATCATTGTCGCTCCAAATATATAACCTCTAGATAAACCTTTTTATCCAAAACGAGAAACAAAGTATAAGAGATGTGCTATATGTAATACAGGTTTGTTCCACATGAAAGCTGGCTAAAAATAAAATTTCAAGTGctacaggcacatacaagagatcaaAAAATAGCATAATCATGTCCATTATTTTGGTTGACGTAACATGACACAAATATAACATGACACAAATgctactgacaggcacatacaagagaaaatAGCATAATCTTTCCTTGGTTTCCAAAACATGTCAGCAGCCATatcaggcacatacaagagaaaatAGCATAATCCTTGGTTTAATAACATGACAGGGACATTGTATCATGGATTATAGCAGGCATAACATTGAAGGAAGCTGTCCGAATGAGTTCGGTATGCAGCACGTCGAGAAAAGCCTGGATTTACCATCCTAATCTTGACTTTGATATTTTCTCCATATCTGGGACAACATTAAAATAATAACTATAGCTTCCCATGTCATCTTTTAAACAACCAGAATTCATCTCACCAGTGAGGCAacgcgcgcggggaaggctcgggcgagctccagTGAGGCAGTGCGGGGAAGGCTCGGCCGTGCTCTGGTGAGTCAgcgcgcgtggggaaggctcgggcgagctccggtgaagcagcacggggaaggctcggccgcgctccggtgaggcagcgcgcgtggggaaggctcgggcgagctccggtgaggcagcgcggggaaggctcggcgcGCCCCAGTGAGCACGAGCGAGGTGagggccggggacgaggacggTGCGCACTCcaacgaggacgagcgaggcgtgctagccggccggagaagaagcgCGCGTGCGCGTGGGGCCGATGATAGCGTGCGCGTGTGACGAGGCAAGACTAGGGTGGTCGCCTaggagcagcggcgctgctggatcgatctggtggagaagatgaggcgacggcatggcggagacagagaggaagagaactagggcgtggtttataaagggagacctttagttccggttggagctaccaaccgggactaaagattctttagTCCCGAGCTATGGttagaactgggactaaaggtctgagctttagtcccgggtgtagccacgaccCGGGAGTGGAGCTGCAGTTTTCGTGGCCCgcccaaatgccctttactctcgggtcgtggctacacccgggactaaagctccacctttagtcccgggtggttgatccacccgggagtaaagggggagctGCAGTTGCCTTTCTCCAATTTCcataagtttttcctttttttatatatttcttttatataaatatgcagagagttattaattgcctaataaataaaatattatccaaaaaaaaattataaaaaaaattcttggacttggttttgcattattatacagaACAAAAAAttgtaaactaaactcttttgttttactgtataaatatttgacatagtataaataataattataatttgcaccatgcaaaaatgtactacttaattaaaatcattaaaactattatttttcgacaggaaattagttttcacatcttattgaggttcatcatttggtttttcgtcacacattctccactggaaatccaccgtctagcagaaaataCATTTAAaacgtagaaaatatgaaaacacgacaaaaaaatctgaagtcacaattattacataataggtctaatacatcactatatatatcaagcgggcacagtagtgaacttcttcttaacatatatcccttggttatgatcgcgctgtaaccatggagtgtcctcatcatttagctggatgcttgggacTTTGTTCACTATAatgggtggaattcggtcattcttttcataatcttttgatatgtctgacttgtcttcaatttcgacgatgtttcttctccctgaaagaactatgtggcgctttggctcattgattgggtcgttgttgtttttctctctcttcggttttgtagacatgtccttgacatagaacacctgattcacatccttggcaaggacgaacggttcatctttgtacccaatattgttgaggtccatggttgtcattccatactggttgttgactactaccccgcctccagtcgcctttacccattggcacttaaacaaatgtaccttaaaagtaggtgcatagtttagttcccatatctcctctatgcggccataatatgtttgcttatttccactagggttggtggcatctatgcggacaccactattttggtttgtgctccttttatcttgggctagtgtgtaaaatatattctcatttatctcgtaccctttgtatgtgaggatatgccacgatggctgcctagccaacaaataaagttgctcatcaatactctcatcaccctgacattcttttcgcaaccagtcgctgaaagtttccatgtgctggcgcgtaatccaagcttcagacttctctGAAAACTCgaatcggagcaactctttatgtgtctcgatatatggatccaacaaagaggagttttgcagaactatgtagtgtgctttattaaaataattgtcctacataccaatatatggtttcttccctagtgtcccctttctacttagtctccccttgtgtcgcgattcaggaacaccaatcgggtcaaggttaggaataaagtcaacacaaaactcaatgacctcctctgttccatagcccttggcaatgcttccttctggtcgagcatggttgtgaacatatttctttaggactcctatgaacctctcaaaggggaacatgttgtgcaggaacataggaccgagaatgctaatctccttgaccaggtgaactaggaggtgtgtcctGATAttaaagaagaaaggagggaacaccaactcaaagctgacaagacattgaaccacatcattctatagtttagctagatccattggatcgattgccttctgagaaattgcattgaggaatgcacatagcttcacggtggctagacgtacatttggagatagaattcctcttaatgcaataggaagcaattgtgtcatgagcacgtggcagtcatgggactttaagtttagaaatttcttctctggcacatttattataccctttatattcgaggagaatccagatggtaccttgatgcttgctaggcattcaaacatgctttccttctcttctttgctaagagtgtagctagcaggacttaagtaatggcgtccatcatctgtcttctctggatgtaggttgtctcgttctttcaaacaccataGGTCCTgttgtgcttcaagtgtgtccttaggcttcacatacacacccatgaagcctagcaggttcacacaaagattctttgtcaggtgcatcatgtcgatcacgctacggacctctaggacttgccaatagggtagctctcaaaatatggacttcttgtttcacatgggtgcatgaccgtcggcgtcgtttggaacaggttcgctgccatgtgcctttccaactactactttcacatccttgaccatattgagtacatcctcaccagttcagtTGCTCGGCTTGGTCtgatggtctgccttacctttaaaatgcttgcctttctttcttag includes these proteins:
- the LOC136529969 gene encoding uncharacterized protein — its product is MSNQPTMAAAAPVRAWVVVLVLVLACALLQLRPSDAAAPAPQAAAAVSSGAAKDKCVAGAKNDKACRVGAVHDPENQEEEGSSVTLKAPAAAPDSDGDDGSDYNDPDVPNDDQLVVVGH